A single window of Rubripirellula lacrimiformis DNA harbors:
- a CDS encoding DUF1559 domain-containing protein: MVELLVVIAVIGVLVGLLLPAVQSARAAARRMTCSNNSKQFALAIHNYHSAFQQFPSGSRRSSPYGFWWGMSAAALPFMEQAQRFETINFGAGPCGQHLKDLQELGAADPASTPIQTLQCPSDIRSGDQLLSGPTGPLPRSGDVGYLYPTNYLGMAGSSDADITDSIYGCQGIRNGDGLFYTDQSRRFRDVTDGTSQTILFGERAIPEDLGWGWPLCGGDECEHYVTAKAGLFKGNHNPAEYYLHLQHYWSWHEGGCHITMADGSVHFMNYSLDYEIYNQLATRSGHEVIVAENLFP, encoded by the coding sequence TTGGTCGAGTTGTTAGTCGTGATCGCCGTGATCGGCGTTTTGGTGGGGTTGTTGTTGCCCGCCGTCCAGTCGGCGCGAGCGGCGGCACGGCGGATGACCTGTTCGAACAATTCGAAACAGTTTGCCTTGGCGATTCACAACTACCATTCTGCGTTTCAGCAGTTTCCCAGCGGATCGCGCCGTTCGTCGCCGTATGGATTCTGGTGGGGAATGTCGGCGGCGGCTCTGCCGTTCATGGAACAGGCTCAGCGTTTCGAGACCATCAACTTTGGTGCCGGGCCATGCGGCCAACACTTGAAAGATCTGCAGGAACTGGGGGCCGCGGACCCCGCGTCGACTCCGATCCAAACGCTGCAGTGTCCCAGTGACATTCGTAGCGGGGATCAGCTTCTAAGCGGGCCCACCGGACCTTTGCCGCGGTCCGGCGACGTGGGCTATTTGTATCCGACCAACTATTTGGGGATGGCCGGTTCCAGCGACGCGGACATCACGGATTCCATTTATGGTTGCCAGGGGATCCGCAATGGTGACGGCTTGTTCTATACCGACCAATCGCGGCGGTTTCGTGACGTCACCGATGGCACCAGTCAAACAATCCTATTTGGCGAACGTGCGATTCCCGAGGATCTGGGGTGGGGGTGGCCGCTATGTGGTGGTGACGAATGCGAACACTACGTGACGGCAAAGGCCGGGTTATTCAAAGGCAATCACAATCCGGCCGAGTACTACCTGCATCTGCAGCACTATTGGAGCTGGCATGAAGGCGGTTGTCACATCACGATGGCCGATGGCAGTGTTCACTTCATGAACTACAGCTTGGACTACGAGATCTACAACCAACTGGCCACTCGATCAGGGCATGAAGTCATCGTTGCCGAGAATCTGTTTCCGTAA
- a CDS encoding AAA family ATPase, with protein sequence MTVEEEARVVQQIRDGRDRINTELSKVIVGQHDVIEQLLICLFAGGHCLITGAPGLAKTLLVRSVAQIFHLNFQRIQFTPDLMPADITGTEILEQDADGRRKLEFVPGPIFANVLLADEINRTPPKTQAALLEAMQEHQVTAAGRRYPLEEPFFVLATQNPIEMEGTYPLPEAQLDRFLFNVLIDYLPPADELSVVLKTTSSKPEPIEPLFTGDDVMRFHEAVRRVPIADEVGAYAVRLVGASRPQREGTPGFVNDWVSWGAGLRAAQTLVLGGKARALLAGRAHVNFDDIAALAHPTLRHRVLLSYRAEAEGVTIEDVIDRLLSDVPKSVTS encoded by the coding sequence ATGACGGTCGAAGAAGAAGCGCGTGTCGTCCAGCAGATCCGCGACGGCCGCGATCGGATCAACACGGAACTGTCCAAGGTGATCGTCGGTCAGCATGACGTGATTGAACAGCTTTTGATTTGCTTGTTCGCGGGGGGGCACTGTCTGATCACCGGGGCACCGGGACTGGCCAAGACGTTGTTGGTTCGCAGCGTGGCTCAGATTTTCCACCTGAATTTCCAGCGGATCCAGTTCACGCCCGATTTGATGCCAGCGGACATCACCGGCACTGAGATTTTGGAACAGGATGCTGACGGGCGCCGGAAACTGGAATTCGTCCCCGGCCCAATCTTTGCCAATGTTTTGTTGGCCGATGAAATCAACCGCACGCCGCCGAAGACCCAGGCAGCGTTGTTGGAAGCGATGCAGGAGCACCAAGTCACCGCGGCTGGACGTCGCTATCCGTTGGAAGAGCCGTTCTTTGTGCTTGCGACGCAGAACCCGATTGAGATGGAAGGGACCTACCCGTTGCCCGAGGCTCAGTTGGATCGGTTCTTGTTCAACGTATTGATCGACTACCTGCCGCCCGCCGACGAGTTGTCCGTTGTCTTGAAGACCACGTCGTCCAAACCGGAACCCATCGAACCCTTGTTCACCGGCGACGATGTGATGCGATTCCATGAAGCGGTTCGCCGGGTTCCGATTGCCGACGAAGTCGGTGCCTATGCGGTGCGGTTGGTCGGTGCATCGCGGCCCCAACGCGAAGGGACGCCCGGGTTCGTGAACGATTGGGTCAGTTGGGGTGCGGGATTGCGAGCAGCCCAAACATTGGTGCTAGGCGGCAAGGCCAGGGCGCTGTTGGCTGGCCGGGCGCATGTGAATTTTGACGACATTGCGGCGCTAGCGCATCCGACACTGCGGCACCGTGTGTTGCTTAGCTATCGGGCCGAGGCCGAGGGCGTGACGATCGAGGACGTGATTGATCGCTTGCTAAGCGATGTGCCCAAGTCGGTGACGTCGTGA
- a CDS encoding DUF58 domain-containing protein: MSSGSPKGQPRQSTDRNVASSDPVSLMRIKSLALRAKAVVEGFYNGLHRSPFHGFSVEFSEYRPYTVGDDLRALDWKLFARSDRYYIKKFEDETTRRCYLVVDQSRSMGFGTLEYSKLDYAQTLAATLAHYLTLQRDSVGLMTFDAKLGDFISARNRPGHLRSVLVALSRPVAGEGTDIDAPLRQIAALVPRRGLIVLVSDLLSPIESLRTNLAYLRSRGHEVMILRVLDPGEMELQLSEAGMIVDMETGEEIYLDPEEARAGYRQKFQQHRDQLKTICDSLGVDLFEMPTDQPLEQALFHILSVQKRRSAGPARAGMVAAGAASGARSS; this comes from the coding sequence GTGAGCTCGGGATCGCCCAAAGGTCAGCCGCGACAATCGACCGATCGCAACGTGGCGTCATCGGATCCCGTCTCGTTGATGCGGATCAAGAGCCTGGCGCTGCGAGCCAAGGCGGTGGTCGAAGGTTTTTACAACGGGTTGCACCGGAGTCCGTTTCATGGATTTTCGGTCGAATTTAGTGAGTACAGACCGTACACCGTTGGCGACGACTTGCGGGCCCTGGATTGGAAACTGTTCGCCCGCAGTGATCGCTACTACATCAAAAAGTTCGAAGACGAAACGACACGTCGATGCTATCTGGTCGTCGACCAAAGTCGGTCGATGGGATTTGGGACGCTGGAGTATTCCAAGCTGGACTACGCTCAAACACTGGCGGCGACGCTTGCCCACTATTTGACTCTGCAACGTGACAGTGTCGGGTTGATGACCTTTGACGCCAAGCTTGGCGACTTTATCAGCGCCAGGAATCGCCCGGGGCATCTGCGAAGCGTGTTGGTGGCTTTGTCCAGACCGGTTGCGGGTGAGGGAACCGATATCGATGCACCCCTTCGCCAGATCGCGGCGCTGGTGCCGCGGCGCGGTTTGATCGTGTTGGTGTCCGACCTGTTGTCACCGATCGAATCGCTGCGTACGAATTTGGCGTATCTACGCTCGCGCGGGCACGAGGTGATGATCCTGCGGGTGCTGGATCCGGGCGAAATGGAATTGCAGTTGTCCGAAGCGGGGATGATCGTCGACATGGAAACCGGCGAAGAGATCTATTTGGACCCCGAGGAAGCCAGGGCCGGGTATCGCCAGAAGTTCCAACAGCATCGTGATCAGTTGAAAACAATTTGCGATTCGCTAGGCGTTGATCTGTTCGAAATGCCCACTGACCAGCCACTGGAACAGGCGTTGTTTCATATCCTGAGTGTCCAGAAACGCCGTTCGGCTGGTCCTGCACGAGCCGGAATGGTGGCGGCCGGTGCCGCTTCGGGAGCACGTTCATCATGA
- a CDS encoding BatA domain-containing protein, whose translation MSLLAPIFFAGALAIGLPILFHLIRRQPKSHAVFSSLMFLEATPPRLTRRSRLDHWPLLLIRALALLLLALAFAKPFLRSALQTDAELPARRFVLLVDTSASMQRSGLWQQALAHADTVLNDLLPNDQVALITFDRTPQTRLRWEQSGEMPLEGRRDAIRSALAELRPTWMATDTAAALTYAAEFAVSSGESDDDVDSQSGGASTVGPNASDDDSQAVGSADDDVVDLDVAGADGSGRDSALLDQATIILISDLQSGSQLEGLQSFAWPEQVQVDVRQVGSGQRTNASAVVLSDAVNELSDRDGESGTGRGTDQVRVRVANASDSAVADFAIGWESAMDAAAVAQPSGSSTDAKSNSTGTGELVRSESAGNVPGAEIASDGGLANGRMPIQVPPGQSRIVRMDRPRDGATALVISGDDVDFDNVRWMVMEESRQQRIAFLGAPAAVDSDAVRDNLLYYLQRVPLDDAGRQVTVEFVDPGSILSESSGNDSEVTPSAAEDSVGTDPASSGSAVSPDASSESAATAADKNDAAVPVFSSDDWDPKTTPLVVVAMPLESIMTDRLASYMELGGRVWVVLDRPDPASGMAVTLGNLAGQSIRLTEAKVDDYHMMSKIDFGHPVFQAMSDPQFNDFTKVRFWSHRSLTGLDQDWNVLARFDDGEVALAERVMGRGRLMVASFGWQPNASQLALSTKFIPLVAGILGSDSQGMAGTEGIVGQNVPYNQGAGLQIVGPDDKPMPYQTASDRLLIDKPGVYRVVDGDQQHRFAMNLAVSESQTDALGADSLEQWGVKLGEMVDAKTAEATDRQLRDQELESRQKLWRWALLIALGLLGIETLWGRWLSRRRPGDAGSFRPSVDG comes from the coding sequence ATGAGTTTGCTAGCGCCCATCTTTTTCGCCGGTGCATTGGCAATCGGGCTGCCGATCCTGTTCCACCTGATCCGCCGGCAACCGAAGAGCCACGCGGTGTTCAGTTCGCTGATGTTCCTGGAAGCGACCCCGCCACGTTTGACACGGCGAAGTCGGTTGGACCATTGGCCGTTGTTATTGATCCGGGCACTGGCGTTGTTGCTGTTGGCATTGGCTTTCGCAAAGCCGTTTTTGCGCAGTGCGCTGCAGACCGATGCTGAGCTTCCCGCTAGACGGTTCGTATTGCTGGTCGACACCAGCGCTAGCATGCAGCGATCGGGGCTTTGGCAACAAGCGTTGGCGCATGCGGACACCGTCTTGAACGATCTGCTGCCTAACGACCAAGTGGCATTGATCACATTCGATCGGACACCGCAAACACGTCTACGTTGGGAACAGTCCGGTGAGATGCCGCTTGAGGGGCGGCGAGACGCCATCCGTTCGGCGCTGGCGGAACTTCGTCCGACTTGGATGGCGACCGACACTGCCGCCGCGCTGACGTATGCGGCGGAGTTTGCTGTTTCCAGTGGTGAATCCGACGACGATGTCGATTCGCAATCCGGTGGTGCCAGCACCGTTGGCCCGAATGCATCGGACGACGATTCACAAGCTGTGGGTTCGGCCGATGATGATGTGGTTGACTTGGACGTTGCGGGGGCGGATGGATCCGGACGTGATTCCGCGTTGTTAGATCAGGCCACGATCATTTTGATCAGCGATCTGCAATCGGGAAGCCAGCTGGAAGGTCTGCAATCGTTTGCTTGGCCGGAACAAGTGCAAGTGGATGTTCGGCAGGTGGGGTCAGGACAGCGGACCAACGCATCGGCAGTCGTGCTGTCGGATGCTGTCAACGAATTGTCCGACCGGGATGGTGAGTCTGGCACCGGTAGAGGCACCGATCAGGTTCGTGTTCGCGTCGCCAATGCATCGGACAGTGCCGTCGCCGACTTTGCGATCGGCTGGGAATCGGCAATGGACGCAGCGGCGGTCGCCCAGCCATCAGGATCATCCACGGACGCCAAATCGAACTCGACCGGTACGGGCGAATTGGTTCGCAGCGAGTCCGCTGGCAACGTTCCGGGGGCCGAAATTGCCAGTGATGGGGGATTGGCCAATGGTCGGATGCCGATCCAGGTGCCGCCGGGACAGTCACGGATCGTTCGAATGGATCGGCCACGGGACGGTGCGACGGCGTTGGTGATTTCCGGCGACGATGTGGATTTCGACAATGTGCGTTGGATGGTGATGGAAGAATCGCGTCAGCAGCGAATCGCATTTCTGGGGGCTCCAGCGGCCGTCGACAGCGACGCCGTCCGGGACAACCTTCTGTACTATCTGCAGCGAGTTCCGTTGGACGACGCTGGACGCCAGGTCACGGTTGAGTTCGTGGATCCTGGATCGATCCTTTCCGAGTCATCGGGGAACGATTCGGAAGTCACACCGTCGGCGGCCGAGGATTCAGTGGGGACGGACCCGGCATCATCCGGCTCGGCCGTATCCCCCGATGCATCATCCGAATCGGCGGCGACGGCGGCAGACAAGAACGATGCTGCCGTACCCGTTTTCTCGAGCGACGATTGGGATCCGAAAACGACACCGTTGGTGGTGGTGGCGATGCCGCTGGAATCGATCATGACCGATCGTTTGGCATCCTACATGGAACTTGGCGGACGCGTGTGGGTGGTGCTGGATCGACCGGATCCCGCCTCGGGCATGGCGGTCACGCTGGGGAACTTGGCGGGCCAGTCGATCCGGCTGACCGAGGCGAAGGTCGACGACTACCACATGATGTCGAAGATCGATTTTGGCCATCCGGTTTTTCAAGCGATGTCGGACCCGCAGTTCAATGACTTCACGAAGGTTCGGTTCTGGTCTCACCGTTCCTTGACGGGACTGGACCAAGACTGGAACGTGTTGGCCCGGTTTGATGATGGCGAGGTGGCGTTGGCGGAAAGGGTCATGGGCCGGGGACGGTTGATGGTGGCTAGTTTTGGTTGGCAGCCAAACGCCAGCCAGTTGGCCTTGTCGACCAAGTTCATCCCGCTGGTCGCGGGGATACTTGGCAGCGATTCCCAGGGCATGGCCGGCACCGAAGGAATCGTCGGCCAGAATGTTCCGTACAACCAAGGTGCCGGTTTGCAGATCGTTGGGCCAGACGACAAGCCGATGCCGTACCAGACAGCATCCGATCGGTTGCTGATCGACAAGCCCGGGGTGTACCGCGTCGTTGACGGTGATCAGCAGCATCGGTTTGCGATGAATCTGGCTGTGTCCGAGAGTCAGACCGATGCGTTGGGGGCTGACAGCCTGGAACAATGGGGAGTGAAGCTTGGCGAAATGGTGGATGCCAAGACGGCGGAGGCAACCGATCGCCAACTTCGCGACCAAGAACTAGAGAGCCGCCAGAAACTTTGGCGCTGGGCGTTGCTGATTGCATTGGGATTGCTGGGGATCGAAACGCTGTGGGGCAGGTGGTTGAGTCGTCGGCGGCCTGGGGATGCGGGTTCGTTTCGGCCATCGGTGGACGGTTGA